The following are encoded together in the Glycine soja cultivar W05 chromosome 5, ASM419377v2, whole genome shotgun sequence genome:
- the LOC114412551 gene encoding pre-rRNA-processing protein ESF2-like, which translates to MNASDSEKEDTEIEVIAITPNEENSKLMKKEKKKKKKVSLKDAEKKGGVCYMSRIPPHMDHVKLRHILSQFGDIQRIFLAPQDSSVQVPAKRSRGSRDQAYSEGWVEFGNKSVAKRVANMLNGEQIGGKKRSSFYYDLWNIKYLSKFKWDDLTEELALKKAIREQKLAVELSAAKRERDFYLSKVDQSRALSAIEERLKKKQKIQKDSGPVEKVIRHFPQTKPIVADAKKNKPELSDDILDAVFGGSQVMY; encoded by the exons ATGAATGCTTCAGACTCAGAGAAAGAAGACACAGAAATTGAAGTAATAGCAATTACACCCAATGAAGAAAACTCGAAATTGatgaagaaagagaagaaaaagaagaagaaagtttcGTTGAAAGATGCAGAGAAGAAGGGCGGCGTGTGTTATATGAGTCGAATCCCCCCTCATATGGACCACGTCAAGCTTCGCCACATTCTCTCTCAGTTCGGCGATATTCAAAGAATTTTTCTCGCTCCTCAAG ATTCTTCTGTCCAAGTGCCTGCTAAGAGGTCACGTGGATCCCGAGACCAAGCATATTCAGAagg ATGGGTCGAATTCGGTAATAAAAGTGTTGCTAAGAGGGTTGCCAATATGTTAAATGGTGAACAAATAG GGGGTAAGAAGAGGTCATCATTCTACTATGACCTTTGGAATATTAAgtacttaagtaagttcaagtggGATGATCTGACTGAAGAactag CCTTAAAGAAAGCTATTCGGGAGCAAAAGCTGGCTGTAGAACTTTCTGCTGCCAAGAGAGAGAGGGATTTCTATCTTTCCAAAGTTGATCAATCACGTGCTTTGAGTGCTATAGAGGAGCGACTAAAGAAG AAGCAGAAGATCCAAAAAGACTCAGGACCAGTGGAAAAAGTGATTCGCCATTTCCCTCAAACAAAGCCTATAGTTGCTgatgccaaaaaaaataaacctgaGCTCTCTGATGATATATTGGATGCT GTATTTGGTGGCTCGCAAGTCATGTATTGA
- the LOC114412550 gene encoding ras-related protein RABB1b-like produces MCHLLGFGWDSNKPHSHCASLSSFLVLFSNPLQNLLLTLLLSATLPLNNVVSRRTAMSYDYLFKYIIIGDTGVGKSCLLLQFTDKRFQPVHDLTIGVEFGARMVSIDSRPIKLQIWDTAGQESFRSITRSYYRGAAGALLVYDITRRDTFNHLASWLEDARQHANPNMTIMLIGNKCDLSHRRAVSKEEGEQFAKENGLLFLEASARTAQNVEEAFIRTAGKILQNIKEGVFDVSNESFGIKVGYGRPQGQSGARDGTVSARGGCCS; encoded by the exons ATGTGTCACCTCCTTGGTTTTGGTTGGGATTCAAACAAACCGCATTCGCACTGTGCATCCCTTTCTTCCTTCCTCGTCTTATTCTCCAACCCTCTCCAAAACCTCCTTCTCACTCTTCTTCTTTCTGCTACTCTCCCTCTAAACAACGTCGTTTCTCGTCGTACAGCCATGTCATACGACTACCTCTTCAAGTACATCATCATCGGCGACACAG GTGTAGGGAAATCGTGCCTGCTCCTGCAATTCACCGATAAGAGGTTCCAACCGGTTCATGATCTCACCATTGGTGTCGAGTTCGGCGCTCGCATGGTCTCCATCGATTCTCGACCCATTAAGCTTCAGATATGGGATACC GCTGGGCAAGAGTCTTTTAGATCCATCACTAGGTCTTACTACAGAGGAGCAGCAGGAGCACTTCTAGTTTATGACATTACAAG GAGAGACACATTTAATCATTTAGCAAGTTGGCTGGAAGATGCCCGGCAGCATGCCAATCCCAACATGACCATCATGCTCATAGGGAACAAGTGTGATCTGTCTCATCGACGGGCAGTGAGCAAAGAGGAGGGAGAGCAATTTGCAAAGGAAAATGGACTTCTGTTCTTAGAGGCTTCTGCTAGGACCGCTCAAAATGTAGAAGAG GCTTTTATAAGGACTGCTGGAAAGATTCTTCAGAATATTAAGGAAGGCGTCTTTGATGTGTCCAATGAG TCATTTGGTATAAAAGTCGGCTATGGACGTCCCCAAGGTCAATCAGGTGCCAGAGATGGAACTGTTTCAGCCAGAGGTGGGTGTTGCAGCTGA